In Treponema primitia ZAS-2, a genomic segment contains:
- a CDS encoding RluA family pseudouridine synthase — MLPFLTLTAAADDDDRRLDRILRKALPDMPLSAVHRLLRKGRVLVNGTPGKAADRIRAGSVIQIRDEKANANPQAPGRETKSGESLPDLDILWEGPEFLALNKPAGLAAHGPESLETRVQVYLADKLPPSLSFKPGPLHRLDKPTSGIILFSKSLEGARYFSGLFQERNIRKQYLALLEGVLERDETWEDVLIRDRESRKSFTAPEAAGNAGPETGRIARTRSFPLAAKGGYTLVILELDTGRTHQIRAQAAARGHPLAGDRKYGGRPEQVGLLLHAWKLELPEEAEPLAGQKALPEMPHHLEAPLPENFRRRIRELFGEGVLDSIGCNTKK; from the coding sequence ATGCTTCCTTTTCTGACCCTGACAGCTGCTGCTGACGATGATGATCGCCGGCTGGACCGTATTTTGCGTAAGGCCCTGCCGGATATGCCCCTCTCGGCGGTCCACCGGCTTTTACGCAAGGGGCGGGTTCTGGTAAACGGCACCCCAGGGAAGGCCGCTGACCGGATACGGGCCGGCTCGGTGATACAGATACGGGACGAAAAAGCAAACGCCAACCCTCAGGCACCGGGCAGGGAGACGAAAAGCGGGGAATCATTGCCGGACCTGGACATACTCTGGGAAGGGCCGGAGTTCCTGGCCCTGAATAAGCCCGCAGGCTTGGCAGCCCACGGCCCGGAAAGCCTGGAAACCCGGGTACAGGTTTACCTGGCGGATAAACTCCCCCCATCCCTTTCCTTTAAACCCGGGCCCCTCCACCGGCTGGACAAGCCCACCAGCGGGATCATCCTTTTCTCAAAAAGCCTGGAAGGCGCCCGGTATTTCAGTGGTTTGTTTCAGGAACGGAACATACGGAAGCAATACCTTGCCCTATTGGAGGGGGTTCTGGAAAGGGACGAAACCTGGGAGGATGTCCTGATCAGAGACCGGGAAAGCCGGAAAAGCTTCACCGCCCCAGAAGCCGCCGGGAACGCCGGCCCCGAAACAGGGCGTATTGCCCGGACCCGGTCCTTTCCCCTGGCTGCAAAGGGTGGTTATACCCTGGTTATACTGGAATTGGACACCGGCAGGACCCACCAGATCCGCGCCCAGGCCGCTGCCCGGGGCCACCCCCTGGCTGGGGACCGCAAATACGGCGGTAGGCCAGAGCAAGTCGGGCTTCTGCTCCACGCCTGGAAGCTGGAATTGCCGGAAGAGGCTGAGCCCCTGGCTGGGCAGAAAGCCTTACCGGAAATGCCCCATCATCTGGAGGCGCCGCTGCCGGAAAATTTCAGACGGCGCATACGGGAGCTGTTCGGAGAAGGGGTGCTTGACAGTATAGGCTGCAATACTAAAAAATGA
- a CDS encoding bifunctional 2',3'-cyclic-nucleotide 2'-phosphodiesterase/3'-nucleotidase — translation MNVKNKARRTVSSLLAVLLVFLAGCASTGGGGGSSTVDIAIFASSDIHNYYLDYDYFTDLPTEQNGLVRLASAMIEERKTNPNVLYFDNGDFIQGNPFGEYLSKNPPQKGAISPIMTLLNALKTDAMTTGNHEFNFGLPYLDTVIKGAKFPVVCANVVKAGTEEPYFRPYAILNRTFLDTAGKRQRIKIGVLGLTPPQIITWDGSLLQGKVETRDGYETAKRYIPEIKAAGADIIVVLAHSGLVDFPHKGGEENFGYYISEIPGVDVLITGHVHQKFPSSAYTSLAGADIEKGTVNGIPTVMPGSFADTLGLVNLRLTRQDGTWKREDGGSRLLPLYDAAAKKSNYPADSGLSSLLAKEHEAVLAYIRSPVGSEEGGATAGGSLTAPLNSFFSVVRDDYTVQIINEAQIYYAREVLAGTEYAALPILSAAAPFKAGGRQGPKYYTNIPAGPLAIKNIADLYVYSNTVVILKLNGAEVKEWLEMSAGQFNQVNPRSQEAQYLINDDFPTYLFDVIDGVSYKIDITQPARYNPNGSMRDQASERIKDLRFQDKPIDPAQEFAVVSNNYRSYGGGNFPNVGPAKIILASPDESRQVILKYMELKQEIVPQWDDNWSLALPSGSGPLLFLSSPQAQDFLLPGISYEGTNEAGYGIYRIQP, via the coding sequence ATGAACGTAAAAAACAAGGCAAGGCGGACGGTAAGTTCCCTGCTGGCGGTACTGCTGGTATTTTTGGCAGGCTGCGCAAGTACTGGAGGCGGAGGCGGCAGTTCCACGGTGGATATTGCCATTTTTGCAAGTTCGGATATCCATAATTACTATTTGGATTATGACTACTTTACCGATTTGCCCACGGAACAAAACGGGCTGGTCCGGCTTGCGTCGGCCATGATTGAGGAGCGGAAAACCAATCCCAATGTGCTCTATTTTGATAACGGCGACTTTATCCAGGGGAACCCCTTTGGGGAATACCTGTCAAAGAACCCACCCCAAAAGGGGGCCATCAGCCCCATCATGACCCTGCTCAACGCGCTGAAAACCGACGCTATGACCACGGGGAACCATGAATTTAACTTCGGCCTGCCCTACCTGGATACGGTTATCAAGGGGGCCAAGTTCCCCGTGGTATGCGCCAATGTGGTAAAGGCCGGTACCGAGGAGCCCTATTTCCGCCCCTATGCCATCCTGAACCGGACTTTCCTGGATACGGCGGGTAAACGCCAGCGTATCAAGATAGGGGTCCTGGGACTCACTCCCCCCCAGATTATAACCTGGGACGGTTCCCTGCTCCAGGGCAAGGTAGAAACCCGGGACGGCTATGAAACGGCGAAACGGTATATACCGGAAATCAAGGCAGCCGGGGCGGATATCATCGTAGTTTTGGCCCATTCGGGGCTGGTGGACTTTCCCCATAAGGGGGGCGAAGAAAACTTCGGCTACTATATCAGTGAAATTCCCGGGGTGGATGTGCTTATCACCGGCCACGTGCACCAGAAATTCCCCAGTTCAGCCTATACCAGCCTTGCGGGGGCGGATATTGAAAAGGGGACGGTTAACGGTATCCCCACGGTCATGCCCGGCAGTTTTGCCGACACCCTGGGGCTTGTCAACCTGCGCCTTACCCGGCAGGACGGTACCTGGAAGCGGGAAGACGGGGGTTCCCGGCTGCTGCCCCTCTACGATGCGGCGGCTAAAAAGAGCAATTACCCTGCGGACAGCGGTTTAAGCAGCCTTTTGGCGAAGGAACATGAGGCGGTCCTGGCCTACATACGGTCCCCGGTGGGTTCCGAAGAGGGAGGCGCCACCGCCGGCGGCAGCCTTACCGCCCCCTTAAACAGTTTCTTCTCCGTGGTGCGGGATGATTATACGGTACAGATCATCAATGAGGCCCAAATCTACTATGCCCGTGAGGTGTTGGCGGGAACTGAATACGCTGCCCTGCCCATCCTTTCCGCAGCGGCTCCCTTCAAGGCCGGCGGCAGGCAGGGGCCCAAGTACTATACCAATATACCCGCCGGCCCCCTGGCGATTAAAAACATTGCCGACCTCTACGTGTATTCAAATACCGTGGTCATCCTGAAACTAAACGGCGCGGAGGTCAAGGAATGGCTGGAAATGAGCGCAGGCCAGTTCAATCAGGTCAATCCCCGTTCTCAGGAAGCCCAATACCTTATCAATGACGACTTCCCCACCTACCTCTTCGATGTTATCGACGGCGTCAGCTACAAAATCGATATCACCCAGCCGGCCCGGTACAACCCCAACGGCAGTATGCGGGATCAGGCTTCAGAACGGATCAAAGATCTCCGTTTCCAGGATAAACCCATCGACCCAGCCCAGGAATTTGCGGTGGTTTCCAATAACTATCGGTCCTACGGGGGCGGCAACTTCCCCAACGTCGGCCCTGCAAAGATCATCCTCGCTTCACCGGATGAAAGCCGCCAGGTTATCCTGAAATATATGGAGCTTAAACAGGAAATAGTCCCCCAATGGGACGACAACTGGTCCCTGGCCCTGCCCTCGGGCTCAGGTCCCCTGCTTTTCCTCAGTTCCCCCCAGGCCCAGGATTTCCTGCTTCCGGGTATTAGCTACGAAGGAACTAACGAAGCGGGTTACGGGATTTACCGGATACAGCCCTAA
- a CDS encoding M24 family metallopeptidase, producing the protein MSTLDIYRKRWEGVRKTMQEQGISSLLLGPGSDLYYLTGFFGHISERLTCFILTHDDAFFLYPGFEKNRINPELADLAECRAHTDGDDPHGILVSFIKEKAGTAAIDNRMWAETLIKIQERLPSYRWDLASRIISPMRMCKDEEEYRCLKEAQLKAGRALGELYKWGLEGRTEKEAAVKLTEFCTREGLKKASWGPIVASGPSGESPHHSTGDRIIKKGDPVIIDFGGVYLGYQADMTRTPVIGKADGKFKEVYETVLRANQAAFQAAKPEAPCETVDAAARGVIDQAGYGEFFTHRLGHGLGLDIHEDPYMVRGNTLPIKAGMSFSDEPGIYLPGKFGVRIEDILFIGQNGAERLTEFPLTFMEL; encoded by the coding sequence ATGAGTACACTTGATATATACCGGAAACGATGGGAAGGGGTAAGGAAAACAATGCAGGAGCAAGGGATTAGTTCCTTGCTCCTAGGTCCGGGTTCTGATTTATATTACCTTACTGGCTTTTTCGGGCATATCTCTGAACGGCTGACCTGTTTTATCCTGACCCATGATGATGCTTTTTTTCTCTACCCTGGTTTTGAAAAGAACCGTATCAATCCGGAACTGGCGGATCTGGCGGAATGCCGGGCCCATACCGATGGGGATGATCCCCATGGAATCCTTGTTTCTTTTATAAAGGAAAAAGCCGGAACCGCCGCAATAGATAACCGTATGTGGGCGGAAACCCTCATCAAGATACAGGAACGGCTCCCCTCATATCGCTGGGATCTTGCATCCCGGATTATCTCCCCCATGCGAATGTGCAAAGATGAGGAAGAGTACCGCTGCCTCAAGGAGGCCCAACTCAAGGCCGGCAGGGCATTGGGGGAACTCTACAAATGGGGCCTTGAGGGGCGTACCGAAAAGGAAGCGGCGGTAAAACTTACCGAATTCTGCACCCGGGAGGGGCTTAAAAAGGCATCCTGGGGTCCAATAGTGGCTTCAGGCCCCAGCGGAGAAAGCCCCCACCATTCTACCGGGGACCGGATCATCAAGAAAGGAGATCCGGTGATTATCGACTTCGGGGGGGTATACCTGGGCTACCAGGCGGATATGACCCGGACCCCGGTAATCGGCAAGGCTGACGGGAAATTTAAAGAAGTGTATGAAACCGTGCTTAGGGCAAACCAAGCCGCTTTTCAAGCAGCCAAGCCCGAAGCGCCCTGTGAAACGGTGGATGCTGCCGCCCGGGGAGTGATAGACCAGGCGGGGTATGGGGAATTTTTTACCCACCGTTTGGGGCATGGCCTGGGGTTGGATATTCACGAAGACCCCTATATGGTACGGGGCAATACCCTACCCATAAAAGCGGGGATGAGCTTTTCCGATGAACCGGGGATATACCTGCCGGGAAAATTCGGCGTTAGGATAGAGGATATCCTTTTTATAGGGCAGAACGGGGCGGAACGGCTGACAGAATTCCCCCTTACTTTTATGGAATTATAA